From the Methanooceanicella nereidis genome, one window contains:
- a CDS encoding Calx-beta domain-containing protein: MAVKKIDNRRSWYNNVLICSFVLLLTGALLFSLAAPMAWAVKDVNNKEIENGSSPIWPIFEGAEVGPNGTHIAHWGWHNLNSIPIEIPLGTDNYIKCQVIEPIPDQVPPTYFSPGRVFNNFTLIFGQNMQWHLSYNNNQNDSTINWNTCKKFITVSFESGSYVINEGETANISVILNAQAVSNVTVNYSSTIASGTLTFTPGVVKQYIEIPTVQNDVYDGTRNIDIGLIIPDTDANAGPGAIMNTTLTIIDDEPAPVISISPLHSVNEGDGTISVSVTKSGNTSVNASVDYSTNDGTAEAVSDYLAASGTLTFLPSETEKTVYINIVDDGIPEIPELFFVNLTDPVDATLSQFNVADIIINDNDLWPSVEFNLSSYTFNETDGTVTFTVIRTGNPIPASVNYSTNNGTALSGSDYASASGKLFFGLNENEKTFTVNISDDSLGEGDEFFFVNLSDPVLASLGSNSIAIVNIVDNEPKPAVQFSSPRCYVDENDGSIVVTVSMTGQTSRNVTVDYATGNGTAEYGLDYTAASGTLTFEPGDTSKTFRIYILDDVLAEDNETINLTLSNLSANAVFGTRVTSVVEIIDDDSAETSFVINLQPGWNLISIPLMNDTIWASQLQDIGISMVAEYVNTTDGFNMYMAGISPSEDDIQIKIDYAYYVFCDRETTFTVIGVLPGSRSIAIYSGYNMIGWSTLSTSNAKAVCELLNGNQIIFRYNNANDGFDVYMEMISPDEDSFVMGPGEGYYVYSDSAETQTLPFGGV, from the coding sequence ATGGCAGTGAAAAAGATAGATAATAGAAGATCATGGTATAATAATGTCCTTATATGCTCATTTGTATTATTACTTACAGGAGCATTATTGTTCAGCCTTGCAGCGCCGATGGCCTGGGCTGTGAAAGATGTAAATAACAAAGAGATAGAGAATGGGTCTTCACCTATATGGCCTATATTTGAAGGCGCAGAGGTTGGCCCTAATGGAACTCATATCGCCCACTGGGGATGGCATAATTTAAATAGCATTCCCATAGAGATACCTTTGGGCACTGATAATTATATAAAATGCCAGGTAATTGAGCCCATACCCGATCAAGTGCCGCCGACATATTTCTCGCCGGGGCGTGTCTTTAACAATTTTACATTGATATTCGGACAAAACATGCAGTGGCACCTTAGTTATAATAACAACCAGAATGATTCTACGATTAACTGGAATACCTGTAAGAAATTCATAACTGTAAGCTTTGAGTCTGGCAGTTACGTTATCAACGAGGGTGAAACGGCCAATATCTCAGTAATTTTGAACGCGCAAGCTGTTTCCAATGTGACCGTGAATTATTCTTCGACGATAGCCAGCGGTACATTAACTTTTACCCCGGGCGTAGTCAAACAATATATCGAAATACCTACAGTTCAGAATGACGTCTATGACGGAACCCGGAATATAGACATAGGATTGATAATCCCGGACACTGATGCGAATGCGGGACCCGGAGCTATAATGAACACAACGCTCACCATAATCGATGACGAACCGGCGCCGGTCATAAGCATAAGCCCTCTCCACTCGGTAAATGAGGGTGACGGGACCATATCGGTATCAGTTACAAAGAGCGGCAATACCAGTGTGAACGCCAGTGTGGATTATAGCACTAATGACGGCACCGCAGAGGCTGTATCAGACTACCTGGCAGCATCCGGCACATTAACGTTCCTGCCTTCGGAGACAGAAAAGACGGTATACATCAATATCGTCGATGACGGTATTCCCGAGATCCCGGAACTCTTCTTCGTGAATCTTACAGATCCGGTAGATGCTACATTAAGTCAGTTCAACGTAGCGGACATCATAATTAATGATAATGACCTATGGCCTTCAGTGGAATTCAACCTGTCATCATATACCTTCAATGAGACGGATGGCACTGTTACGTTCACTGTGATCAGGACAGGTAATCCAATACCGGCATCAGTTAACTATTCCACCAACAATGGTACTGCACTGAGTGGATCCGATTATGCTTCAGCATCCGGAAAATTGTTCTTCGGGCTGAACGAGAATGAGAAAACATTCACGGTGAACATATCCGATGACAGCCTTGGCGAAGGCGACGAATTCTTCTTCGTGAACCTTTCCGACCCGGTGCTTGCCTCGCTCGGAAGCAACAGCATCGCGATCGTGAACATCGTCGATAACGAACCGAAGCCTGCAGTCCAGTTCAGCTCACCGAGATGCTATGTGGATGAAAACGACGGATCGATAGTAGTGACGGTCAGCATGACGGGCCAGACATCAAGGAACGTTACTGTTGACTATGCCACAGGCAATGGCACGGCAGAATACGGGCTTGACTATACGGCTGCCAGCGGAACGCTGACGTTCGAGCCGGGCGACACAAGCAAGACGTTCAGGATATACATACTGGATGATGTCCTTGCAGAAGATAATGAGACTATCAACCTGACGCTCAGCAATCTGTCGGCGAACGCAGTATTCGGTACTAGGGTCACATCCGTAGTGGAAATAATCGATGACGATAGCGCTGAGACATCGTTCGTGATAAATCTGCAACCGGGCTGGAACCTGATATCGATACCTTTGATGAATGACACCATATGGGCAAGTCAGTTACAGGATATTGGAATATCGATGGTGGCGGAATATGTGAATACGACTGATGGGTTCAATATGTATATGGCAGGTATAAGCCCGTCAGAGGATGATATCCAGATCAAGATCGATTATGCCTACTATGTATTCTGTGACAGAGAGACTACATTTACCGTTATAGGCGTATTACCAGGCTCGCGTAGCATAGCTATTTACAGCGGATACAATATGATCGGATGGAGCACTCTAAGCACATCAAATGCAAAAGCAGTATGTGAATTGTTGAATGGTAATCAGATAATATTCAGGTACAACAATGCAAACGACGGGTTTGATGTATACATGGAAATGATCAGTCCCGACGAGGACAGCTTCGTTATGGGGCCTGGTGAGGGGTACTATGTATACTCCGACTCAGCAGAAACTCAAACATTACCATTTGGAGGGGTTTAA
- the lysS gene encoding lysine--tRNA ligase, producing MTYRVFWADTLADEVIERYGKEGEVVVKCAASPSGGKHIGNINDILRGYFIKESLKSMGVKTRHVHTSDDRDPLRKIPERMPDRDGKWHILSEKELNELNKYAGIPYVDVPDPFGCCKSWAEHFNNVWLDGVNMLGVEVEDYSNDQLYREGKFEPPMRTILSDIPKAKEVISKYQRNTPPDYIPFNPICEKCGRITAKAVSVDLDNWTVDYICESKSLAGEFDIPGCGHKGTTSLNNGKLPWRFEWPSQWQIFDVKMEPFGKDHYEGSWPSGQEISKVILGREPPVYTVYEFFLVNSAKMSTRHGNVYITQDMAEIMEPEVFLYFYSLNPMKQKNLEVKNINFLVDGFDRFERVYYDEVEAADPEEKDFAKRVYPMLPMEDRRKIRIPYTFAAMVSVSKNDEHILRTLRKTGHLPQDATPEQETDALKRVHKAGIWARKYAPDEYNIDIKEALDLPPEMEPAEKDALAEIADFIEARHTEEETQYEIFEIAKRKDIKPAKLFKTAYLLLLGKPRGPKLGPFLLALDTDFVLKRLRLEA from the coding sequence ATGACTTACAGAGTATTTTGGGCTGATACGCTAGCTGATGAAGTTATCGAGAGATACGGCAAAGAAGGAGAAGTCGTAGTAAAGTGCGCGGCTTCACCCTCCGGCGGCAAACACATAGGCAATATTAACGATATCCTCAGAGGATATTTCATCAAAGAATCGCTGAAAAGCATGGGGGTCAAGACAAGGCACGTCCATACGAGCGACGACCGCGACCCGTTAAGGAAGATACCGGAAAGGATGCCCGACAGAGACGGCAAGTGGCATATACTCTCCGAAAAAGAGCTTAACGAGCTGAACAAATATGCCGGCATACCATATGTGGACGTCCCGGACCCGTTCGGCTGCTGCAAGTCGTGGGCGGAGCACTTCAACAACGTATGGCTCGACGGCGTGAACATGCTTGGAGTGGAAGTGGAGGACTATAGCAACGACCAGCTATACAGAGAAGGAAAGTTCGAGCCTCCCATGAGGACGATATTATCGGACATACCAAAGGCAAAAGAGGTCATCTCCAAATACCAAAGGAACACTCCGCCCGATTATATTCCCTTTAACCCTATTTGCGAGAAATGCGGCAGGATCACCGCAAAGGCTGTATCCGTCGACCTCGATAACTGGACAGTCGACTATATCTGCGAGAGTAAATCCCTTGCCGGCGAGTTCGACATACCCGGGTGCGGACATAAAGGCACTACTTCGCTGAATAACGGTAAGCTCCCGTGGAGGTTCGAGTGGCCCTCCCAGTGGCAGATATTCGACGTCAAGATGGAGCCGTTCGGAAAGGACCACTATGAAGGCTCATGGCCCTCCGGGCAGGAAATATCAAAGGTCATACTTGGAAGAGAGCCGCCCGTTTATACGGTCTACGAGTTCTTCCTGGTCAATTCGGCCAAGATGTCGACAAGGCACGGCAACGTCTATATCACCCAGGACATGGCCGAGATCATGGAACCGGAAGTGTTCCTCTATTTCTATTCGCTGAACCCGATGAAGCAGAAGAACCTTGAAGTGAAGAACATCAACTTCCTGGTCGACGGGTTTGACAGGTTCGAGAGAGTATATTACGATGAGGTCGAGGCAGCGGATCCGGAAGAGAAAGATTTCGCGAAGCGCGTATATCCGATGCTGCCCATGGAAGACCGCCGCAAGATCAGGATACCATACACATTCGCAGCGATGGTGAGCGTTTCCAAGAACGACGAGCACATACTCAGGACCTTAAGAAAGACAGGGCATTTGCCCCAGGATGCCACTCCGGAGCAGGAGACGGACGCGCTCAAGCGTGTCCATAAGGCCGGAATTTGGGCACGCAAGTACGCGCCGGATGAGTACAACATCGATATAAAAGAAGCGCTGGACCTGCCTCCTGAAATGGAGCCCGCCGAAAAGGACGCACTGGCGGAGATCGCTGACTTTATCGAGGCAAGGCACACGGAAGAGGAGACCCAGTACGAGATCTTCGAGATAGCCAAGCGCAAAGACATTAAGCCGGCCAAGCTTTTCAAGACCGCTTATCTACTTCTTCTTGGAAAGCCCAGGGGCCCGAAGCTGGGACCTTTCCTGCTCGCCCTGGATACCGACTTCGTCCTGAAGAGGCTCAGGCTGGAAGCGTAA
- a CDS encoding flavodoxin family protein — protein MRGDFIKTLIACYSFTGNTWKISEEVKNQMGADITRIMTVEQPNWDMKCMSEWLEERADIKPCTTDMSKYDCLILATPVWAWLAPPAVNEYIAQLKNCKGKKFAVITTAGKCGFEDVINEVKDKLEQKGMEFIGAGKFYHAEISCGDYRTRAKEFVESVRLMPAPV, from the coding sequence ATGAGGGGTGATTTTATTAAAACACTGATAGCCTGTTATTCTTTTACCGGTAACACGTGGAAGATCTCGGAGGAGGTCAAAAATCAGATGGGAGCCGACATAACCAGAATAATGACAGTAGAGCAGCCAAACTGGGACATGAAATGCATGAGCGAATGGCTCGAGGAGAGGGCCGACATAAAGCCATGCACAACCGACATGAGCAAATATGACTGCCTGATACTGGCAACGCCCGTATGGGCCTGGCTTGCGCCCCCGGCGGTAAACGAGTATATCGCCCAGCTTAAGAACTGCAAAGGTAAAAAGTTCGCCGTGATCACCACGGCAGGAAAATGCGGCTTCGAAGACGTGATAAACGAGGTAAAGGATAAGCTTGAGCAAAAAGGAATGGAGTTCATAGGAGCCGGAAAATTCTACCATGCGGAAATATCATGCGGGGATTACCGGACAAGGGCTAAAGAGTTCGTAGAATCGGTAAGGCTCATGCCTGCGCCGGTCTGA
- the budA gene encoding acetolactate decarboxylase: MKLPWYYVIAVIILFLAAVAVFDLFQDGPGEGDVLYQVSTIDALMQSVYDGIIPNEELKKHGDIGIGTFNGLDGEMVAVDGNYYQIKSDGVAYPVKDDMMIPFATVTFFEIDKTILVEDAGNFTEFTGKMDAVLPSSNLFYAFRIDGQFPYIKARSVPKQEKPYPLLVDAVANQSVFEFHNVTGTIVGFYTPQYGKGINVPGYHLHFITDDRKAGGHILDFSIDEADVKLDITPEFYMELPTDGDFIGVDLTKDLHKELEKVEK; the protein is encoded by the coding sequence ATGAAACTACCATGGTATTATGTCATCGCTGTGATCATTTTATTTTTAGCCGCTGTGGCCGTATTCGATCTTTTTCAGGATGGACCTGGCGAGGGGGATGTATTGTATCAGGTATCCACCATCGATGCCCTGATGCAAAGCGTATACGATGGCATCATACCTAACGAGGAGCTAAAAAAGCACGGTGACATAGGCATCGGGACCTTTAATGGCCTTGACGGAGAAATGGTGGCCGTAGATGGTAACTATTATCAAATAAAGTCGGACGGTGTCGCATATCCTGTCAAGGATGATATGATGATACCCTTCGCAACGGTGACTTTTTTTGAGATAGATAAAACCATCCTTGTTGAGGATGCCGGTAACTTTACAGAATTTACCGGAAAAATGGACGCGGTATTGCCTTCATCGAACTTATTCTATGCGTTCCGCATTGACGGGCAATTCCCGTATATAAAAGCTAGAAGCGTGCCGAAACAGGAAAAGCCCTATCCTCTTCTTGTTGACGCCGTAGCAAATCAGTCCGTGTTTGAGTTCCATAACGTCACCGGGACCATAGTGGGCTTCTATACGCCCCAGTATGGAAAAGGCATCAATGTGCCCGGGTACCATCTCCACTTCATCACGGACGATAGAAAAGCCGGCGGGCATATCCTCGACTTTAGCATAGATGAGGCGGACGTTAAACTTGACATAACTCCAGAATTCTATATGGAATTGCCTACGGACGGGGATTTCATAGGCGTTGATCTGACAAAGGACTTACATAAAGAGCTGGAAAAAGTGGAAAAATAG
- a CDS encoding plasmid pRiA4b ORF-3 family protein: MADSDEDRVYQLKVSVKGYRPEVWRRFLVQENATLKELNDILKNVVGWEGNYKHMFVIEGDQYGDRIVGRHFRNDRDVRLKDVVRKENVRFEYDYFSPDMWQHEVMVEKILPKEKNKLYPVCIEGSCRTPVEHYGREEYSLDQSKAGDTKELMDMSMYMMEDSFDVDEGKPFCIDEINERLKRLRIGSTKVMP, translated from the coding sequence ATGGCAGATTCGGACGAAGATAGAGTATACCAGCTCAAGGTAAGCGTAAAAGGATACCGCCCGGAAGTATGGAGACGCTTTTTAGTGCAGGAAAACGCGACTCTTAAAGAGCTTAACGATATACTTAAGAATGTAGTGGGATGGGAAGGTAACTACAAGCATATGTTCGTCATCGAAGGCGACCAGTATGGCGACAGGATCGTTGGCCGCCATTTCCGTAATGACAGGGACGTAAGGCTAAAAGACGTTGTCAGAAAAGAGAATGTCAGGTTCGAATACGATTATTTTTCCCCGGACATGTGGCAGCATGAGGTCATGGTCGAGAAAATATTGCCAAAAGAAAAAAACAAACTGTATCCGGTATGTATCGAAGGCTCTTGCAGGACACCTGTGGAACACTATGGAAGAGAAGAATATTCGCTTGACCAGAGCAAGGCGGGAGATACAAAAGAACTTATGGATATGTCCATGTACATGATGGAGGATTCTTTCGACGTGGATGAAGGAAAGCCGTTCTGCATCGATGAGATAAATGAGAGATTAAAAAGGTTAAGGATAGGTAGCACAAAGGTAATGCCATAA
- a CDS encoding HAD family hydrolase has translation MITTILFDIYGTMIDISTDENNIMPYETMSKWLEYKSIYLTPDQLKWFYHEEFSKRIGTKEERERVEEDIFKEIMEEYEMRVREEREIHRDADVREVFKSIILKFTTPPPDELEHLALDLSHLFRATTRKKIFIYPTVKPALDQLQRRYRLGIVSNAQEAFTIPELRLFGLDPYFETIVLSSMVGAKKPNSRIFLQALKNLDIKPENAVFVGNDLKADIMGASKLGIKTIYLSDKSLSNIKGYKPNAVIANVNMFEVLKYVDMWNATESKKT, from the coding sequence GTGATAACCACCATACTTTTTGACATTTACGGCACAATGATTGACATATCGACGGACGAGAACAACATTATGCCTTACGAGACGATGTCAAAATGGCTGGAGTATAAATCTATATATCTTACACCTGATCAGCTAAAATGGTTCTATCATGAAGAGTTCTCGAAGCGAATCGGGACTAAAGAAGAGAGGGAAAGAGTCGAGGAGGATATTTTTAAGGAGATAATGGAAGAGTATGAAATGCGCGTACGGGAAGAGCGAGAGATACATCGCGACGCTGACGTCAGAGAAGTCTTCAAGAGCATCATATTAAAATTCACTACTCCGCCTCCCGACGAGCTCGAGCATCTTGCGCTGGACCTTTCGCACCTGTTCAGGGCGACGACCAGAAAGAAGATCTTCATCTATCCGACAGTAAAGCCCGCGCTGGACCAGCTGCAAAGACGCTACAGGCTGGGCATAGTGTCTAACGCGCAGGAAGCTTTTACCATTCCCGAACTGCGCCTGTTCGGGCTGGACCCGTATTTTGAGACTATCGTGCTTTCAAGCATGGTAGGCGCGAAGAAACCTAATTCCAGGATATTCTTACAGGCTTTAAAGAACCTGGATATCAAACCCGAGAATGCCGTATTCGTGGGGAATGACCTGAAAGCGGACATCATGGGCGCATCAAAGCTCGGCATCAAGACGATATATCTTTCAGATAAGTCGTTGAGCAACATCAAAGGGTATAAGCCGAACGCCGTCATCGCTAACGTGAACATGTTCGAGGTCCTGAAATACGTCGACATGTGGAACGCGACGGAGAGTAAAAAGACTTAA
- a CDS encoding phosphotransferase codes for MLETQEVCKDDREVLWIREMIRGNPELFPGDKPEKILVLHEKQVSSHHTHIYDIDDVYVHVKFFNRTKGRTNVTYDPIREMRSEYEKLLEYEKKGFGSGKYRVVKALGINADIDSALATMYVGGKTVQSVILDVIKEDGDPAMLYMALELTAGLLKKIHTVMPQSYQIDQADMFYSYLKSLLYLEEQNMLGGYHRRTFKGLTRWYNYKPLFDQRGVTVHGDANPSNFKIDNGIIYAFDMERSKGKHSPVIDLGAMVSELKHQFAYLTNDGGKAEPYIEHFLSSYAADEAELEFVKSILPFYVSQSLFKIAMLGYWDREYKKYLVEEGTKCIEVEPL; via the coding sequence ATGCTTGAAACTCAAGAGGTATGCAAGGATGACAGAGAGGTCCTCTGGATAAGGGAGATGATAAGGGGGAACCCGGAACTATTTCCAGGGGACAAGCCTGAGAAGATCCTGGTCTTGCACGAGAAACAGGTGTCGTCTCACCATACCCACATCTATGATATCGATGATGTCTATGTTCACGTTAAGTTCTTCAACAGGACAAAAGGAAGGACTAATGTCACGTATGACCCGATAAGGGAGATGAGGTCAGAGTATGAGAAATTGTTAGAGTACGAAAAGAAAGGGTTCGGCTCCGGAAAATACAGGGTAGTCAAGGCGCTCGGGATCAATGCAGACATTGACAGCGCGCTGGCAACTATGTATGTGGGAGGAAAAACGGTCCAATCCGTGATCCTCGATGTCATAAAAGAAGACGGGGACCCGGCGATGCTATATATGGCGCTAGAGCTTACGGCCGGCCTCCTTAAAAAGATACATACCGTCATGCCGCAGAGCTATCAGATAGATCAGGCTGACATGTTCTACTCTTACCTGAAATCCTTACTTTATCTCGAGGAGCAGAACATGCTGGGAGGCTACCATCGCCGCACTTTCAAAGGCCTTACAAGGTGGTACAACTATAAGCCGCTATTTGACCAGAGAGGAGTCACCGTGCATGGCGATGCCAACCCGTCTAATTTCAAGATAGATAACGGGATCATATACGCCTTCGACATGGAACGGAGCAAAGGCAAACATAGCCCGGTCATCGACCTTGGGGCCATGGTGTCCGAGCTAAAGCACCAGTTCGCCTACCTGACAAACGACGGCGGCAAGGCAGAGCCTTACATTGAACATTTTTTAAGCTCGTACGCGGCGGATGAAGCGGAGCTCGAGTTCGTTAAGTCAATACTGCCTTTCTATGTGTCCCAGAGCCTGTTCAAGATAGCCATGCTGGGATACTGGGACAGGGAATACAAGAAGTATCTCGTGGAAGAAGGGACAAAGTGCATAGAGGTGGAGCCTCTGTGA
- a CDS encoding RAD55 family ATPase encodes MANDVSYVKTGIPGVDSVLKGGIYPSSAVTISGPPGSGKSIFGMQFIYYGAKDYGEDGLIISVEESNTSLSEYARSIGWGEWDSLVEKGAITVISNDYFMKTDLPGSLEGILEMIQNTTAKRLVLDSINLFKYYFPEDIDRRRYLLKFIRILKRKSITTLLLSEVMEIFPHLPLTEEMYLSDGNIFLFMSRLGNNVERCFWVTKMRRQDFNMNIVPMGIGKGGIEVYADSIPYSLEVESDRRERL; translated from the coding sequence ATGGCTAATGATGTTTCATATGTTAAGACTGGCATACCGGGAGTAGACAGTGTCTTAAAGGGCGGCATATATCCCTCTTCTGCCGTCACCATATCAGGGCCGCCCGGGTCCGGAAAATCGATATTCGGTATGCAGTTCATTTATTACGGCGCTAAGGACTATGGCGAGGACGGGCTCATCATATCGGTAGAGGAGAGTAACACGTCCCTGTCGGAGTATGCACGATCCATAGGATGGGGGGAGTGGGACTCGCTCGTGGAAAAGGGTGCTATCACCGTCATCTCTAACGATTATTTTATGAAGACGGACCTTCCGGGATCTCTCGAGGGAATACTGGAGATGATACAGAACACTACGGCAAAAAGACTGGTCCTCGACTCTATTAACCTCTTTAAGTATTATTTTCCGGAAGATATCGATAGAAGAAGGTACCTGCTAAAATTTATTCGCATACTGAAGCGGAAAAGCATAACAACGCTCCTTCTGTCCGAGGTCATGGAAATATTCCCGCACCTGCCGCTAACCGAAGAGATGTACCTTAGCGACGGCAACATTTTTCTTTTCATGTCGAGGCTTGGCAACAACGTAGAAAGATGCTTCTGGGTCACGAAGATGCGCCGGCAGGACTTCAATATGAACATAGTGCCCATGGGCATCGGGAAAGGCGGCATAGAGGTATATGCCGATTCCATACCATATTCTCTTGAAGTGGAGTCGGATAGAAGGGAACGATTGTAG
- a CDS encoding metallophosphoesterase family protein, producing the protein MKILAIADLHGKFFRLDGILKVCDPVDVIVVAGDLTHGGPPVNAVRTLSILKTFCKRVLFVPGNWDPPEVREEIRKHAIDLEERPTVIGNTLFLGLGSSNITGNNTPCEMTEEEIENRLKDVLNMPQMPRTVLVSHAPPYDTTDMTPAGNKGSPALRKALDRVDIIICGHIHSGRGKVKDGAWVINPGYAHDGQAAIIDLESMDIIWIDSAI; encoded by the coding sequence ATGAAAATACTTGCCATCGCCGACTTACATGGTAAATTTTTCAGGCTCGACGGGATCTTGAAGGTCTGTGACCCGGTAGACGTCATAGTCGTGGCCGGGGACCTTACCCATGGAGGCCCTCCGGTGAACGCAGTGCGAACTTTGAGCATCCTGAAGACTTTTTGTAAGCGCGTGCTCTTTGTACCGGGCAACTGGGACCCCCCGGAGGTCAGGGAAGAGATCAGAAAACACGCCATAGACCTTGAGGAAAGGCCGACTGTCATAGGGAATACCCTGTTCCTTGGCCTTGGAAGCTCCAATATCACCGGCAACAATACTCCATGTGAAATGACGGAAGAAGAGATCGAAAACAGGCTAAAGGACGTACTGAACATGCCTCAGATGCCGAGGACCGTCCTGGTGTCGCATGCTCCCCCTTATGATACGACGGATATGACGCCCGCGGGGAACAAAGGCAGCCCTGCCCTGAGGAAAGCTCTTGACAGGGTCGATATCATCATTTGCGGCCATATACACAGCGGAAGAGGAAAGGTAAAAGACGGAGCATGGGTGATAAATCCGGGATATGCCCATGACGGCCAGGCAGCGATTATCGACCTTGAATCGATGGACATAATATGGATCGATTCAGCTATATAA